GAAGCTTCTACCGTTGTTAAGTCTTTCTTTTTAGGTTCTTTAACCTTTAATTCACTCGGATCAATGCGCTGTGTTTTTACCGGAACAGAACGCACTTGGGTCAAATTTAATTCCAAAAAATCCGCTAATTCTGGAGTAACAATCGTTTGAGCACCACGCTCTCCTAAAACAATAATATCCCCCGTTTTATCACGGACAATTCCCGTTCCTAACATCGAACCTAAAAAGTCTCGATGGGTGGCTGGATCAAAGAGAAAATTTCCCGAAATCTCTAACACCACAACGCTAACCTGGGAAGAATCCAAAGGCAGATCAGATCGAGCAATTCCTAACCGTTTTCTTTCTGCTTGAGGATAACCTCCCCAGGCAACCATCTGCACTTCTGTTAATCGACTAAAAACCTTTTCTGATTCCGCCAATTCAGGAGGAGACAGAAAATCCGTTAAGGTAATTTCCCACGTTTTAAGTGCTTGTTCTGCCAGATCGAGAACCCGTGCTAAACTTTCTCGATTTTCAATGCCTTTTAGAAGTTCATCTCTCGGTAACATTAGGTGATTTTAAGTGAACGGGAATAGAACAATTATTGGTATTGATGATAGCATTTTTAACAAAAGTTCAATCCATTTGGACTCGATAAACTTTTCTCCAGAATCATTAGAAATACCTAGAGACAAAAGCAACAAATCCCAGGATAGAATGGCGCCCATTTAAACTATTGTATCTCCCACCGTATAACCTTGCAGATTTTCCGGTTCTAAGGGTCTTAAAACGCGAGTGGCTCTCCGCATTAAGGTTTCTGAACCCGTGACCACCACTAAATATTTTCCAGCATTGAGGCGGTTACGATAGGGTAACGCATCCCCTCCCCCAACAATTAAACCCACGCCGCCGCCAGCGACTACACTGCCTAACCCCCCGGAAATCGCACCGAGAACCGCACCAATTAAATGATTTCCAACCTGTCCCGCCCAAGCGAAGGTATCTAATCCTGTAATTAAACTAAAGGTAAATCCTGCCACAAACCCAAAGGGAATTAACCAAGTTGCCATTAATTTCACTTGTTTAATCGCACTTTCATTGGGATCAATTAAGCCAAATTCATCCGCCGTTTTATAGCCTTTTCCTAAAATCGTGATTTGAGTTGGGGGAATTCCTTCTTTCTCTAATTCCAGATAAGCCGTTTCTGCTTGTAGGCGATCAGAGAGGACAGTCACAAGATAGTTCATAAAAGTAGGATGGGAGTGTGGAAACTCAGCGTCTTCAGACCTGAGAGGAAACACGACTCAGGGGAATTTATTCCCCGTGAATATTGGATTGGGAACCGACAAAAATTGTTTTATTTGCCGATTCCCGGTTTTTTTGGGATTTCTCCCACTCCTATTGCTAGGGTAATGTTAGCTTCGCCAATGTTATCGGTCGGTAACTATCTCAAAAGCACTATTTTACCCCTCGTAAAACTGTTTAACTTTTAAGTTCCAGAGCAACAGACTAGCTACGCATCTATTGGTGGGTTCTTGAACACTTGCCGATAACGTAGTCAATTAAGACTATAGCTGGTCAGCTATCCAAAGAGGAGGCATGAAGCCCCGTCTCTTTAGAGCGGGGTGCTGACAGGAGAATCTGAAAATACACCATTAATACTATTGCTAGTCTACACAATCCTTACCCCCCTACCCCTCAAACCCAAGCTGCCTCACCTTTGCTCTCTCCCCCACCCAGAGCAAAACCAAATTTTTTCCAAGGATTCGCAGTGGATAGACCCCATTAACAGTTAAAATAACCTACTGCGGTATTTACATAGACCGTTAATTTGGGAGAGAGAATAGATCATGAAGACTCTCTCGAACATCCCCCTAGCGGATTTTGTCAGGGGGTGAGATCTCGATTCCTGCTATTGCAACCCATTTTCCTAAATCATGCCGAAGGTTCTTGTCTCCGATTCGATTGATCAAGTTGGTATAGACATCCTCTGCCAAGTCGCTCAGGTGGATGTCAGAATAGGTTTACCCCCAGAAGAACTGGTGCGGATTATTCCAGAGTATGATGCTTTGATGATCCGGTCTGGAACTCGTGTAACCCAAGAAATTATTGAAGCTGGCGATAACTTAAAAATTATTGGTCGCGCGGGTGTGGGTGTCGATAATGTAGACGTTCCCGCCGCTACCCGCAAAGGGATTGTTGTTGTCAACTCCCCCGAAGGAAATACCATTGCTGCGGCTGAACACGCTTTGGCGATGATGCTGTCTCTGTCTCGCTACATTCCCGATGCTAACCAATCTGTTAAAAGTGGAAAGTGGGATCGTAAAAGCTTCATTGGTGTAGAAGTTTATAAGAAAACCCTAGGCATTGTGGGTTTAGGTAAAATTGGTTCCCATGTCGCGACGGCGGCTAAAGCGATGGGGATGAAATTATTAGCTTATGATCCCTTTATTTCCCAAGAACGGGCGGATCAAATTGGCTGTCGGTTAGTGGACTTGGATTTGTTGATTCGCGAGTCCGATTATATTACGCTGCATATTCCCAAAACCAAAGAAACCTATCATCTGTTTAACGCGGACATCTTCTCTAAAATGAAGCCGACAGCCCGCTTAATCAACTGTGCTAGAGGGGGGGTGATTAATGAAGCCGATTTAGCCGTCGCCTTAACAAATGGCCAACTAGCCGGGGCTGCCCTCGATGTCTTTGAGAACGAACCCCTAGAAGCCGATTCTCCTCTGCGGGAATTGGGATCTAAAATTGTGCTCACCCCTCACCTGGGAGCCTCTACAGAGGAAGCCCAAGTCAATGTGGCGATCGATGTTGCCGAACAAATTCGGGATGTGTTACTGGGCTTACCAGCCCGCTCTGCGGTGAATATTCCAGGGTTGTATCCCGATGTTTTGGAAAAACTCAAACCCTATCTGCAACTGGCTGAAACCCTAGGTAATTTAGTCGGTCAGTTAGCCGGAGGTCGGGTAGACTTCCTGGATGTGCGGTTGCAAGGGGAACTGGCTGGAACCAATAGCCAAGCGGTGGTTGTGGCAGCCCTCAAAGGGTTACTGTCCAAAGCTTTACGCGAACGGGTGAACTATGTTAACGCCAGTATTGAAGCCAAAGAACGGGGAATTCGAGTGATTGAAACCCGTGATGCTGCCTTGACGGACTACACGGGATCACTGCATTTAGAAGCGAAGGGCTCATTAGGTAGTCATTCGGTGACGGGAGCTTTATTAGGGGATCAGGAAATTCGGATTACCAGTGTTGACGATTTCCCGATTAACGTGCCCCCGACCCGCTTTATGTTATTTACGCTTCACCGGGATATGCCGGGAATTATTGGCAAAATTGGCTCCCTTTTGGGCAGTTTTAATGTCAATATTGCCAGTATGCAAGTCGGACGTAAAATCGTTCGGGGTGAAGCTGTTATGGTTTTAAGCCTTGATGATCCCTTACCTGAAGGACTGCTGGCGGAAATCATGAAAGTTTCTGGTATCCGCGACGCTTATACGGTAACGCTTTAATCAGTAATCAGTTATCAGTCATCAGTTATCAGTGGCAGCCATTGACCGTTGATTAACTTTTTACCCGGACGAATCGCCTAGGATATCAACTCGCGATTGTTAAGTCTAATGAGTGGGTAGAAACGGGCGATCGCAAATCTCTACACTGATGACTGATGACTGATGACTGATAACTGATAACTGATAACTGATTATGGCTAATAGTTGGTGGGAAATTAAAGTATTGTGTGATCCGACGCTAGAGGATGCGGTCTTTTGGCGGTTGGAATCCTTTGGTTGTCGGGAAACAGCTTGTCAAATTAAAAATAATTCCTGCCTGATATCGGCTTATTTACCTGAAGAAAAAGCCCATTTACTGGATTTAGCAGCGCTTTCTTTATTGTTGCGTCAAGATGCTCTGTGCTTAGAAATCCCCATTCCTGCGGTAACTTGGGATTTAATTGATGAGCAGGACTGGTCAACGGCTTGGAAACAACATTGGGAACCGACCCCTATTGGCGATCGCTTTTTAATTTATCCAGCTTGGTTAACCTTACCCGAACATTGTGATCGAATTTTATTACGCTTAGATCCAGGGGTTGCCTTCGGAACCGGAACCCACGCCACGACTCAACTGTGTTTAGAATCTTTAGAAATGCGATTAGGGGGAGAACCCACCCAAGCGGTGATTGCAGATATTGGTTGTGGTTCGGGTATTTTATCAATTGGGGCAATTTTATTAGGCGCATCAAAGGTTTAT
The Planktothrix tepida PCC 9214 DNA segment above includes these coding regions:
- the prmA gene encoding 50S ribosomal protein L11 methyltransferase; amino-acid sequence: MANSWWEIKVLCDPTLEDAVFWRLESFGCRETACQIKNNSCLISAYLPEEKAHLLDLAALSLLLRQDALCLEIPIPAVTWDLIDEQDWSTAWKQHWEPTPIGDRFLIYPAWLTLPEHCDRILLRLDPGVAFGTGTHATTQLCLESLEMRLGGEPTQAVIADIGCGSGILSIGAILLGASKVYAADNDPLATRSTKENCELNKIPPEKIIIQDGSIEQIISVAEQPVDGIVCNILAEVIIDLIPQFNAISKKNTWAVLSGILMDQAKPIADTLEQNGWVVATLWRRQEWCCFNIRRS
- the serA gene encoding phosphoglycerate dehydrogenase produces the protein MPKVLVSDSIDQVGIDILCQVAQVDVRIGLPPEELVRIIPEYDALMIRSGTRVTQEIIEAGDNLKIIGRAGVGVDNVDVPAATRKGIVVVNSPEGNTIAAAEHALAMMLSLSRYIPDANQSVKSGKWDRKSFIGVEVYKKTLGIVGLGKIGSHVATAAKAMGMKLLAYDPFISQERADQIGCRLVDLDLLIRESDYITLHIPKTKETYHLFNADIFSKMKPTARLINCARGGVINEADLAVALTNGQLAGAALDVFENEPLEADSPLRELGSKIVLTPHLGASTEEAQVNVAIDVAEQIRDVLLGLPARSAVNIPGLYPDVLEKLKPYLQLAETLGNLVGQLAGGRVDFLDVRLQGELAGTNSQAVVVAALKGLLSKALRERVNYVNASIEAKERGIRVIETRDAALTDYTGSLHLEAKGSLGSHSVTGALLGDQEIRITSVDDFPINVPPTRFMLFTLHRDMPGIIGKIGSLLGSFNVNIASMQVGRKIVRGEAVMVLSLDDPLPEGLLAEIMKVSGIRDAYTVTL
- a CDS encoding photosystem II S4 domain protein, with the translated sequence MLPRDELLKGIENRESLARVLDLAEQALKTWEITLTDFLSPPELAESEKVFSRLTEVQMVAWGGYPQAERKRLGIARSDLPLDSSQVSVVVLEISGNFLFDPATHRDFLGSMLGTGIVRDKTGDIIVLGERGAQTIVTPELADFLELNLTQVRSVPVKTQRIDPSELKVKEPKKKDLTTVEASMRLDAVASAGFGMSRSKMVSLIDGGDVRVNWKEITQASYQVKSGDLIAIRGKGRLEVKDIVITKKQRYRVELTRYQ